In Oscillospiraceae bacterium, one DNA window encodes the following:
- a CDS encoding glycerophosphodiester phosphodiesterase family protein, which translates to MPVLLKILIILLAVGLFLFVLVLYMIAPNKKRDCSKFRGRKYAHRGLHGDGIPENSLSAFKAAKEANLGVELDVQFTKDKQIVVMHDGNLKRLFGVDRKILDLTYDELKQYRFGGTDEHIPLLSEVLEVLGGVPIICEIKPYSGNRCPELCEKTCAFFDNYQGDWCIESFSPFLVQWFRKNRPDVIRGQLSAGMLIFKGLNAFSLFGLRHLLINVLSRPDFIAYRFIDLSPLGFRLCRLFYKPFMVGWTARGDKQFAQAQKNFDTIIFETYERELGIDE; encoded by the coding sequence GAATAAAAAGCGGGACTGCTCCAAATTTCGCGGCAGAAAATATGCCCACCGCGGCCTGCACGGCGACGGCATTCCCGAGAATTCACTTTCGGCATTCAAGGCTGCAAAGGAAGCCAACCTCGGTGTCGAGCTCGATGTCCAGTTCACAAAGGACAAGCAGATCGTCGTCATGCACGACGGAAACTTGAAGCGCCTGTTCGGTGTCGACCGAAAAATTCTTGATCTGACATATGATGAACTCAAACAATACCGGTTCGGCGGCACCGATGAGCACATTCCGCTGTTGTCCGAAGTGCTTGAAGTCCTCGGCGGCGTTCCGATTATCTGTGAGATCAAACCCTATTCGGGCAACCGTTGCCCCGAGCTCTGCGAAAAGACCTGCGCTTTCTTTGACAACTATCAGGGCGACTGGTGCATAGAATCCTTCAGCCCGTTTCTCGTTCAATGGTTTCGCAAGAACCGTCCCGACGTCATCCGGGGACAGCTCTCTGCCGGCATGCTGATTTTTAAAGGCCTAAACGCCTTCAGCCTCTTCGGTCTTCGCCATCTGTTGATCAATGTCTTATCCCGCCCCGATTTTATCGCCTATCGGTTTATTGACCTTTCACCTTTGGGTTTCCGGCTCTGCCGTCTATTTTATAAACCTTTTATGGTCGGCTGGACAGCCCGCGGGGACAAACAATTCGCCCAGGCGCAAAAGAATTTTGATACTATTATTTTTGAAACCTATGAAAGGGAACTCGGAATTGACGAATGA
- a CDS encoding flavin reductase — protein MPDLQNAAFFKLSYGLYLLSSGNGQKQNGSINNTVIQITDTPKQLAVTVNKNSLTHELIAETGLFNVSVLTTDAPFELYKRFGYQSGRTADKFAGFPEVERSENGLLYLTKYANALLSGKVTFSKDLGTHTLFVADTTDARILSDGESVTYQYYFDHIKPKPEAANRKKGYVCKICGWIYEGDPLPPDIICPICGHGAADFEPLQ, from the coding sequence ATGCCTGATCTCCAAAATGCCGCATTTTTTAAACTCAGTTACGGCCTCTATTTGTTAAGTTCCGGAAACGGCCAGAAACAAAACGGCAGCATCAACAATACGGTCATTCAGATCACTGATACGCCGAAGCAGCTGGCCGTCACGGTCAACAAAAACTCTCTGACCCATGAGCTGATCGCCGAAACGGGTCTGTTCAACGTCTCGGTGCTCACGACCGACGCCCCGTTTGAACTTTACAAGCGTTTCGGTTATCAAAGCGGCCGCACCGCCGATAAATTCGCCGGTTTTCCCGAAGTCGAGCGCTCGGAAAACGGATTGCTCTATCTGACCAAATACGCCAACGCCCTGCTCTCGGGCAAGGTCACCTTCTCCAAGGACCTCGGCACCCACACCCTGTTTGTCGCCGACACCACCGATGCGCGGATTCTCTCGGACGGCGAATCGGTCACATATCAATATTATTTCGACCATATCAAGCCCAAACCGGAAGCGGCAAATAGGAAAAAGGGCTATGTCTGCAAAATCTGCGGCTGGATTTATGAGGGCGATCCTCTGCCGCCGGACATCATCTGCCCCATTTGCGGCCACGGCGCCGCCGATTTTGAACCCTTGCAATAA